TGTATGTGTCGCTGTTTGTCTGGCTGCTGGTTATCAGTCCTCGGGTTCCAATGCTGGCTTATAACCACATCAAAGGCAGTGGCAACAGAACCCAGTGCTTCTTCTTCACCTCTTACAAAGAGGCATCCCGCGCCATCATCATCCTGGTCGGCATGCACCGAATCCTGACAGTGCTGGAGTTCATCATCCCGCTGGCCATGCTGCTGTTCTGCTCCATCCGGATCTCCAGCTTCCTGAAGGAGCGGCAGATGGGCAAACCTGACAAGGTGCGCAAGGCGATGCGAGTGTGCGCCGCCATTGTCGCAGTGTTCATGGTGTGCTTCTTGCCCACCACTGTGACGACTGTCGGGGTGTGGGCGGTCCGCTCATACCGCCCGTGGGACTGCAACGCCTTCTACACCTTCACCCAGCTCACCATTGTATCTTTGGGGCTGAACTTCCTGAACTCGGCCCTGGACCCCATCGTCTACATCTTCTCCAGTTCCATGTTCAGGAAGGCCCTCTGCAGCTCGCTGCCCCGTGCCCTTCGCTGTTGTCAGGACACAGGTGACGCGGAGAACATGGCGTCCTCGTCAGGAACTCAGTCAACCAGCCAGCACGAACTGAAATCCCTAAGGGCTGACAGAGGGAGTGAAGCCATGTGATGAGCTTTTCCTCCAGAACAGTGACTGGATCAAGTGTTTATACCTAAACCTAAATTCTAATTTCCttggtttttgtcatattttactGAGTTAGTTTATATGAGTTatgccttttgtgttttttatttcttttgtgaTGCTGGTAAAGTTTTGATTGTATCAGTCGGCTATATTTTCAAGTATGATCATTTGTTGCACGTCCATGTAAATATTCTTAAGACTCTCTGTAAAGCAGATCCAgagattattatcattatttatgtttgaaAATAGTTCCAGAAAACTGATGTAAAGTCTGTAAACTCTGTATCACTGTGGAGTCAGTTCATTtaagttttccatcagtttcattctcaggattttatgggcgggtctAAAACGGTGGCTTGATGACGCACTGGAGCCACTGCTCAGCATAACTCCGcccaccactcagcataactcCGCCCCTAAAACCGTGACCATTATAAAGAGCAGCGCTGTGTTAGCATCAGTGTTTCTCCCATTCTGTTGCAAGTTACTATAGGTTCTGCTAGCTAGCTGTGCCGTCGTCCGGCAAATGTATCTTCTCTGGAtgccagagtttgcagaacagctcGGTCGTCGcccttatttaaattttcacaGGCAACAAGAGGAGGTGGATTCATTTAGTGAAGAGCCacagtgatggagagctgaggaacaccaacaaacaaaccCCCGTCTCTGCCCTGACCGTTTAACTCCGGTTAGTTTACACACTTTCATCTGAGACAACGGGAATTCACCCCCACCGTCCCGTGCtcactggctgtgtgtgtgtgtgtgtcctaaaCATGAACGTCTGCACAACTCCAAGGCTTTTCAGGTCGTGGTGCTAACCGGTTGCTAGCAGGACGCTAACAGGGTGCTAacagtcactgtgctgcaccGTTGAGTTGGGACGGCTTCAGTATTGTTAGCGGACACACCTCCAGCGTCTCCGGGAGAGAGCTCCTTATTGTTTCCATAACTTTCAATAATAACTGttcaaatttagctgggtggttaatagcacattttcctgtggtgtgactGTCTCAGAACGCcattagtattactgctttaaaCAGACTTAAAAAATTATGTGGCTTAACAAATTACAAATATGGGTTTTAACTTTATGCATTTCGTCTTCAACTCTGGACTTGTCACTGAGATTTTTCTCATATTGAGGACCTTAGAAAACTCCACCCTGTATGAAAGTAGAGTATGTATATTGTAAATCAGCTTATTCCTGCTCTTCACTGAAGCCACATGAGTAAAATATTCAAACTCCACCTCATTCCTTTTCAGAGGCCACAGTGACCTTCTATCATGCCCCTGAACATCTAGTCCTTGTAATGGACCACAAAACCTTTCAAGGCTACATGTGGAGCTTTCTCAGTGAGAAGACCTATAGAAACTCCTAGTGCACCATCTAGTGGACAGATCATAAACTATGTCCTCAGGTTAGGTGTAGAGACAATGAAGGGAACAAAGACAAAGATCGTTCTAGATCAGTCAGAGTTGGACAGACAGGTTCTTACTCCAGGTGTAGAGAAtgttctctgctttgttttcaccTCTGTGGAAACTTCTGACCCATATCTTCAAGAAATGGCCGACTACCTGGCTTCATTTAAAGTACAAAGTGCTGTGAGTGTGAATCCATCTCAACAGGACAAGTGGTTCTTCTCAGATGAAGTGATCACCAGCGTGAGAGAAAAGGCCAAAGCTTTCCATCATCTTGCTGAAGCCTCGGAGAACGACAGCAGATACAGCTTCCTTGTGGCAGCCATTGCAAACAAGAAATACAAAGGAGCAACAATCTACCATTACAAGAACAGCATCCTGGTCTCTGAGGTGACCTCCAAGCCTGACATCACTGATGTGGAAGCActaacagacagaaaagaattAATGTGGTGTAAGTCATTTTCCAtgcatttgcttttatttctggcaaataataacaaatgatTCTCCTTCTGGCTTTAACATTGCAGTTTTAGTTGGGAACATGTTTTGAATAAAGTGCTATATTCCTTAACAGAAGCCTGTGCCTAAACAGAAccagaaataaatgtaatattgcTGTATCAGactcagaatcagaaatactttatttatcctttGCAGGGAATTGTTGAGTTACAGTGCTTCAattcacaacaataaaaaaatagtaataataatggtaTCACCCCAATCCTAAACTATAAAgatatagaaaaataaaaaaaatacccCATCAGTAACAAAacaatatgtacatatttagtatttatatgctatttacattttgtccaGCATAGTTAAGCAGTTATTGCTCATGGGTGGAGAAAAGTGTCCAGGGATCAATTGACAGATTGATTCTCAGAGAGAGGAGTTGAACTGTAGTGACACGAAGTCCATATTTTCCTTAATGTTAAACTAATTCCCACCTCATGGTTGTCCACCTCCACCAACCAGcccagttgcagttaattagcatgtgaattATTAAGTTATGGCCTCACTCACACCTCACTCTGTCTGAGGGAAACAAGAAGGCAACATGTGGAGCAGAGCAGTCGTATCCTGACCTCCCTCAAAGATTTAGTGATATTCCTCAGGTTCTGTGCAGAGAGGGGCTGACTGGAtgctgttactgggaggtagAGTGGAGCCCTGAGGGccttcagtttgtttctgttggtgtATGCTACAGTGGAATGTGTAGGAAAGGAAAAGAACGTGTTGCTTGGGTGGAATGGCATGTCCTGGTGTTTAAACCATGTGTGGGGCTCAGCACAATCTGGGCTCCATGCAGTGCATGATAAGCAGTCCAtacttttgtctcttttctgcACTGGCTGCACCCGACTGGGAGTGTATCTGGACTGGTCTGCAGGCACTCTGTCCTACTACAATGCCTCATCCGACACACTgagtcacattcacaccttcCACACCAAATTCTCTGAGCCTGTTTACCCAGCCTTCACGactgataaatataaaaactacgtcttcctgtctctgtaaACTTGGTGCCAAACATGTAAAGATTGTGCAACACATTTAGCATTGCTGATATCATTGTTAGCATTCTTTAGCATGTTGATCATGGTACAGTTCGTTAGGATTGATCAGTATTACTACTCATTACTAGTTCCATCCAATACCCATGTTGTCTTGAATCCAGGCTGTGGTctgtctgctgccacctgctggaatAAAGCAGCACTGCAGGTGTGTGGACGTCACTCTACATTAACACTGATGAAATAATTGAGAGTGGGAGCTGAGAGGAACAGGAGACTGATCACATTTCTGCTTCTcccaacagactgaagactcAGGTCGAGGCcagaacagtcagaggaaaagtCTTCAAGCAACAAACTGGAAGTTTTGGGGTATGGAATGAGGGGAGATGTCAGAGCGGCAGACCTTGAATTGACTTGCTCTaggaccaaaacaaaaatcagaatctatttggagaaaaaaacagggatAATATACTAACTCTGTTCAGACTTGCAAATTTAaattggagagagagaagaaaagacagacaaagttgTGACACTCATGTTAGTTTTACCAGTTTGAGTAAAAGAAGACTGATTAGAATATTCAAACCCAAACTCCACTTCATTCCTCTGCTCAGTATCTCACTGTAGATGGTGATGGATAATGTGCACCATCTAGTGGACAGATCATAAACTACATCAGATGATCTGtgacttctttctctgtcttggATCAGGTTTTTTCCCTAGTTTCTCAGTTTTCTATGATAGTAGAACTGATCAGACAGACTtacatctctctgcctctggtTTTCTGTGTAATAATTACTTGGCACACAGAAGAAATTAAAGTAATATGGTAGTAACATGTCTGAGGACATCTAGTGGCCGGAGTGGAGTATGACAGTTCTCAGTGACTGACTGCTGTACCTCCCTCTGtaaacctctctgtctctctttctccttcctgtgGATTATAACAGATGTAATGCATCCAAAACGTTGATCTGATGTGACATATAGTGACCTTAGATCTGTTTTATAtgttatcattttttaaaatatactgaTAGAAGAATACGTGGTCAGTTACAGAGGATGTGGTTCCACTTGTTTTGATCTCCAACTACCAGATTCTGGTGTTCTGGCAAACTCTCACCAGTACCACATATTCCTAACTTTCTATTACTTTCTATGTAAATAAGTAGGCATTGGTTATCAAGCAGAGAATATGATAACAGTATGGTTTATATTAGAATAGAGAAGAATGAAGAATGAAAGCATCTTATTATGtgacagcaggagcagcagccagCTCATTAGAGTGCAGGAGATCCCTTACACCAGGCAGGTGATGATATACACAACTGTATGAGCGCCTGGCACTCGGATGGCGAGGAGGGCCCTGCATGATCACACACTAAACCAAATGAAAGCACACAGGAGTAGTTAGTATTCACAGCAGTCTATGTCCTTGTAACAGCATGGAATTTTGGTTTTTATCTCATTGGAGGATCTCATCCATTATTTAGGATGCAGGCACAAACCAACAGACGCTTCTCAATAATTCCTGGGGAGCTCgactgcctctgctgctgctcattctctcccacactttctctcttcctcttcctcttattttcttttttatcactGTTTTCTATTTCCTCAGCTGCCTGCTCTCTAATAATTCTCAACAAGCATGTGTTTGGTTGACCTCAAAGGGCTTTGGCATATACAGCAGTGGGTATACAGtgcacatatatacagtatattcacttAAAACCTGAGAGGTGCTAGAAGAAAGGGAGTGATAGAATCAGAGAGGTGTTAAGTTGCCTCAGATGAATATGTAATGCAGAAGCTGGAGTGCGTTCCTGTCGTTCATTAATTTCCTGTCAGGCAGCtgtattattcattattcatattattcatTTACCTCTTCATGACACTTACTCCAAATGTGTGATGTTTGCATGCAGCTGCAGAGGCCGTACACTCAGACTGACCCCCTGTTGACTTGCACACATGCAGCCTCCTAAACTCCCCTGTGGCTGCCTGCAGCCTGCAGCCTGCTGCACATTGACATTCTGTAGAGCTGCTGAGCCTTTCACCCATCTGACACCCAGATGAAGATTATCTGTGATCCAAATGTTAATCAGTGTATTTATGAGAGAGGATTGTCTCTATAAAACGTGCAACATGGCCATCCTTAACACTTTGTGGCTAAAGGTATTACAGTGTTGTATAATTTATATTTCTTGCATTTCAACTCTGAGTCTGGGTATTTACAGGAGgtgaccagcaggtggcagtgttggTTTGGTGAGAGAGCCTCAGAGCACAGAGGCCTTTCTCTTATAGACAGACCTGATTTGTCACATTGATCCtagaaataaacacatgatTAACAGTGACAGGCTGTTTGATTATATCAATCATGTATTGTCAGTTTGGAGGCAGAGCCTGGAAAATATGTCAGGGCTGGTGTGAAGTAGGTGAGGTATGAATGGAACAGTTGGAGGAAATGATCCAGTCTGTTTTCACTGTATACACTCTATTTGTCCTTTAGCTCATTGACTCTTTACACTTAGAACAATTAAAGAGGAGAGCGTCACACAGTGAGAGATAACCAACACAAAGCTGAGTGTAGTTTttacgccccccccccccagctttTTTAAAGGGAGTTTCAAATGTGCACTATCTTGTTGTCAAAGCATGAGACTTCAAGGAAACGGTGGCAGAGGAGATGTagagcagttttttaaaaacctga
Above is a window of Lates calcarifer isolate ASB-BC8 linkage group LG23, TLL_Latcal_v3, whole genome shotgun sequence DNA encoding:
- the LOC108874725 gene encoding hydroxycarboxylic acid receptor 2 translates to MVLDQNENFTTIISNLTTPVPGGGGGGGCPPVGIQLEGVILPPVLTIDVILGLLGNIVALWIFCFKLKTWNPNNLFLFNLVIADFFALVSLPLRIDALLRGHWVFGDGLCRINLFLMFSNRSASIALMTVVAIYRYFKVVHPHHRFNRMTKRQAVYVSLFVWLLVISPRVPMLAYNHIKGSGNRTQCFFFTSYKEASRAIIILVGMHRILTVLEFIIPLAMLLFCSIRISSFLKERQMGKPDKVRKAMRVCAAIVAVFMVCFLPTTVTTVGVWAVRSYRPWDCNAFYTFTQLTIVSLGLNFLNSALDPIVYIFSSSMFRKALCSSLPRALRCCQDTGDAENMASSSGTQSTSQHELKSLRADRGSEAM